One window of Aggregicoccus sp. 17bor-14 genomic DNA carries:
- a CDS encoding response regulator — protein sequence MAKQHLLLVDGDAKSLRVMEVSLKKAGFSVTTAIHGKDALEKVQISPPDLVLADTKMPEMDGFELCRALKTDERFKFIPFVFLTNQKSVEFKVRGLELGGDDYLTKPIYIKEIVTRVKMILQKAEKERIEKKETKGGFSGSLADMGVVDLVQTFEIGRKTGTIAIQGERVGMIYFREGRVVDAELGRLKGENAFYRMLNTFEGQFEVQFGPLERADRIEVSTQGLLMEGMRRLDEWGRMLEQLPPLETVFEIDYRQLAERLSEIPDEVNGLLRLFDGKRALSRVVEDSDFEDLAALGIISKLYFEGLIRELGSSSLDPAYEPKPGIEVWLNAAPAVTPTPEPGPAPSPQPAPGPAPIPVPSPAPAVAAVRAPEPELPAVPAVAPVAPPAPKPPLQSVLAPPAGVPDEQAVPLPAPAAAAPPASPPANVVLFAPRPKRAEPAPDAFEAQPRRSAKGAATAELPEIAPELSALPDVDEDASAFLVAPPPAHGQQAREHRSLLLDWSHVDTDGLGAASTWGPSPSWSPSVSQSTPAAPRVTSETPVAAAPAPVAPAPAPVAAAPASVEPAAASRPPVFGGAAIDAPKPLPPPEPVAAPVPAPEPVAAKPPLALPPHPGHGTPAQGTPVAAAAPMKSFAVSAEPPSRTGLFVGLAVGALLLGAAVVWGVRRPASPAPAPEVQAPAPSAAAPAAVAPPPATAPQAAAPEATAPAVAAAPAPATAAPAAPAPSAAAQQPTAAPTVTAPAPTQPVASPETPAAAPARAGGEADYPQLMKLAQAANAGQRFRAAAVSYRKALALRPDSMDAKAGLGIALVNSDPGNSGYREAVRLLQEAVKAEDGNARAWLALGMGLQFTGQNAQAAQAYRKYLLLEPAGSSAADVRAMLKELGN from the coding sequence GTGGCCAAGCAGCACCTGCTCCTGGTCGATGGCGACGCGAAGAGCCTCCGGGTGATGGAGGTGAGCCTGAAGAAGGCCGGCTTCTCCGTCACCACCGCCATCCACGGCAAGGACGCACTCGAGAAGGTTCAGATCAGCCCTCCGGATCTCGTGCTCGCGGACACGAAGATGCCGGAGATGGACGGCTTCGAGCTGTGCCGGGCGCTCAAGACGGACGAGCGCTTCAAGTTCATCCCCTTCGTCTTCCTCACCAACCAGAAGTCGGTCGAGTTCAAGGTGCGCGGGCTGGAGCTCGGCGGGGACGACTACCTCACCAAGCCGATCTACATCAAAGAGATCGTCACCCGCGTGAAGATGATCCTCCAGAAGGCGGAGAAGGAGAGGATCGAGAAGAAGGAGACGAAGGGAGGCTTCAGCGGGAGCCTCGCGGACATGGGCGTGGTGGACCTCGTCCAGACCTTCGAGATCGGCCGCAAGACGGGCACCATCGCCATCCAGGGCGAGCGCGTGGGCATGATCTACTTCCGCGAGGGGCGGGTGGTGGATGCCGAGCTGGGGCGGCTCAAGGGCGAGAACGCCTTCTACCGCATGCTCAACACCTTCGAGGGCCAGTTCGAGGTGCAGTTCGGCCCCCTCGAGCGCGCGGACCGCATCGAGGTCTCCACGCAGGGCCTGCTGATGGAGGGCATGCGCCGCCTCGACGAGTGGGGCCGCATGCTCGAGCAGCTGCCGCCGCTCGAGACCGTCTTCGAGATCGACTACCGCCAGCTCGCCGAGCGCCTCTCCGAGATCCCCGACGAGGTGAACGGGCTCTTGCGCCTCTTCGACGGCAAGCGCGCCCTGAGCCGCGTGGTGGAGGACTCGGACTTCGAGGACCTCGCCGCGCTCGGCATCATCAGCAAGCTCTACTTCGAGGGCCTCATCCGCGAGCTGGGCAGCAGCTCGCTGGACCCGGCCTACGAGCCCAAGCCCGGCATCGAGGTGTGGCTCAACGCCGCGCCCGCCGTCACCCCCACGCCCGAGCCCGGCCCGGCGCCCTCGCCGCAGCCGGCCCCTGGGCCCGCGCCCATCCCGGTGCCCTCGCCCGCGCCGGCCGTCGCCGCCGTGCGCGCGCCCGAGCCGGAGCTTCCGGCCGTGCCCGCCGTCGCGCCCGTCGCGCCGCCTGCGCCCAAGCCTCCGCTGCAGAGCGTGCTCGCGCCGCCCGCGGGCGTGCCGGACGAGCAGGCCGTGCCGCTGCCTGCGCCGGCCGCCGCCGCGCCCCCTGCGTCGCCGCCCGCGAACGTGGTGCTCTTCGCGCCGCGCCCCAAGCGTGCCGAGCCCGCACCGGATGCCTTCGAGGCGCAGCCGCGCCGCAGTGCAAAGGGCGCCGCGACCGCCGAGCTGCCAGAGATCGCCCCGGAGCTCTCGGCGCTGCCGGACGTGGACGAGGACGCCTCCGCGTTCCTCGTCGCGCCGCCGCCCGCGCACGGCCAGCAGGCCCGGGAGCATCGCAGCCTCCTGCTCGACTGGAGCCACGTGGACACCGATGGCCTGGGCGCCGCGAGCACCTGGGGCCCCTCGCCGTCGTGGTCGCCCTCGGTCTCCCAGTCCACCCCCGCCGCGCCGCGCGTGACGTCTGAGACGCCCGTGGCCGCAGCACCCGCGCCGGTCGCTCCCGCTCCCGCTCCCGTGGCCGCCGCTCCGGCTTCCGTGGAGCCCGCTGCCGCGTCGCGCCCGCCCGTGTTCGGGGGCGCCGCCATCGACGCGCCGAAGCCGCTTCCGCCGCCCGAGCCCGTGGCTGCGCCCGTGCCCGCGCCCGAGCCGGTGGCTGCCAAGCCCCCGCTCGCGCTCCCGCCCCATCCGGGCCACGGCACGCCCGCGCAGGGCACGCCGGTGGCCGCCGCCGCGCCGATGAAGAGCTTCGCCGTGAGCGCGGAGCCTCCCTCCCGCACCGGCCTCTTCGTGGGGCTCGCCGTCGGCGCGCTGCTGCTCGGTGCCGCCGTCGTGTGGGGCGTGCGCCGGCCGGCCTCGCCTGCGCCCGCGCCCGAGGTCCAGGCGCCGGCGCCCTCCGCGGCGGCGCCTGCGGCGGTCGCCCCGCCTCCGGCCACGGCGCCCCAGGCGGCCGCGCCCGAGGCCACCGCGCCCGCAGTCGCTGCTGCTCCCGCGCCCGCGACGGCGGCCCCCGCTGCCCCTGCGCCGAGTGCAGCGGCGCAGCAGCCCACCGCGGCGCCCACGGTGACCGCGCCGGCGCCCACGCAGCCCGTCGCCTCGCCCGAGACTCCTGCCGCTGCCCCCGCGCGCGCAGGCGGGGAGGCCGACTACCCGCAGCTGATGAAGCTCGCGCAGGCCGCGAACGCCGGGCAGCGCTTCCGGGCCGCCGCGGTGAGCTACCGCAAGGCGCTCGCGCTGCGCCCGGACTCGATGGATGCCAAGGCCGGCCTGGGCATCGCCCTGGTCAACAGCGACCCCGGCAACTCGGGCTACCGCGAGGCGGTGCGCCTGCTGCAGGAGGCGGTGAAGGCCGAGGACGGCAACGCGCGCGCCTGGCTCGCGCTCGGCATGGGCCTGCAGTTCACCGGGCAGAACGCGCAGGCGGCGCAGGCCTACCGCAAGTACCTGCTCCTCGAGCCGGCAGGCTCGTCGGCAGCAGACGTGCGAGCGATGCTGAAGGAACTCGGCAACTAG
- a CDS encoding ClpXP protease specificity-enhancing factor SspB has translation MESKVPEKKERLLAALDQGMVMIHLDARRPGVAVPSHLGGEAHLRLNLSYRFDPPDLTVNEWGVRSTLSFSGSRFTVAVPWNALFAITSHVSREFWLYPEDMPQELLQHPLATPPTPREAPTVPAPVPGGARPRAVLREVSCDRAEDPAPGVPAPVSAPLRPEPAPQPLAVTPPPPATAESEGPPKEPPPPGGPRRSHLRVVK, from the coding sequence ATGGAATCGAAGGTCCCAGAGAAGAAGGAGCGGCTGCTCGCCGCGCTCGACCAGGGGATGGTCATGATCCACCTGGACGCGCGCCGGCCCGGCGTGGCCGTGCCCTCGCACCTGGGCGGCGAGGCCCACCTGCGCCTCAACCTCAGCTACCGCTTCGACCCGCCGGACCTCACGGTCAACGAGTGGGGGGTGCGCTCCACGCTGAGCTTCTCCGGCAGCCGCTTCACCGTCGCGGTGCCCTGGAACGCGCTCTTCGCCATCACCAGCCACGTGTCGCGCGAGTTCTGGCTCTACCCCGAGGACATGCCGCAGGAGCTGCTGCAGCACCCGCTCGCCACGCCGCCCACGCCGCGCGAGGCGCCGACCGTTCCCGCGCCCGTCCCGGGCGGCGCCCGCCCCCGCGCCGTGCTGCGCGAGGTCTCCTGCGACCGGGCCGAGGACCCCGCCCCGGGCGTCCCCGCACCGGTCTCCGCGCCGCTGCGGCCCGAGCCCGCGCCGCAGCCGCTCGCCGTGACGCCGCCGCCCCCCGCCACCGCCGAGTCCGAGGGGCCCCCCAAGGAGCCGCCGCCTCCGGGCGGGCCGCGCCGCAGCCACCTGCGCGTCGTGAAGTAG
- the panB gene encoding 3-methyl-2-oxobutanoate hydroxymethyltransferase, translating into MKQASQKVCMVTAYDATFARILDDAGADVLLVGDSLGMVFQGRDSTLPVTMDQMVYHCQAVMRGARRAHVVGDMPFMSYQVSVEEAVRNAGRLVAEGGVGAVKLEGGEEFAATVAAITRASIPVMGHLGLTPQSVHKMGGYVVQGREEEQAQKILQDALALERAGCYALVLEGVPLELAKQITARLSIPTIGIGAGKHCDGQVLVCYDLLGMNPDFKPKFVKRYTDLHGNISEATRAFFSEVREGVFPDEEHSFKSKTIRLVASNAEAVPAPAPEPVAAGTQAPTATTVANVALTADTADGGELKIGPVYGVPV; encoded by the coding sequence ATGAAGCAGGCCTCGCAGAAGGTCTGCATGGTCACGGCCTACGACGCCACCTTTGCCCGCATCCTCGACGATGCCGGCGCGGACGTGCTGCTCGTGGGAGACAGCCTGGGCATGGTGTTCCAGGGGCGAGACTCCACGCTCCCGGTGACCATGGACCAGATGGTCTACCACTGCCAGGCCGTGATGCGCGGGGCGCGGCGCGCGCACGTGGTCGGCGACATGCCCTTCATGAGCTACCAGGTCTCGGTGGAGGAGGCAGTGCGCAACGCGGGCCGGCTCGTGGCCGAGGGCGGCGTGGGCGCGGTGAAGCTCGAGGGCGGCGAGGAGTTCGCCGCCACGGTCGCGGCCATCACCCGCGCGAGCATCCCCGTCATGGGCCACCTGGGCCTCACGCCGCAGAGCGTGCACAAGATGGGCGGCTACGTGGTGCAGGGGCGCGAGGAGGAGCAGGCGCAGAAGATCCTCCAGGACGCGCTCGCGCTCGAGCGCGCGGGCTGCTACGCGCTGGTGCTCGAGGGCGTGCCGCTGGAGCTCGCGAAGCAGATCACCGCGCGCCTGAGCATCCCGACGATTGGAATCGGCGCCGGCAAGCACTGCGATGGCCAGGTGCTGGTCTGCTACGACCTGCTGGGGATGAACCCGGACTTCAAGCCCAAGTTCGTGAAGCGCTACACGGACCTGCACGGCAACATCTCCGAGGCCACCCGCGCCTTCTTCTCGGAGGTGCGCGAGGGCGTCTTCCCGGACGAGGAGCACTCGTTCAAGAGCAAGACCATCCGGCTCGTGGCCTCCAACGCCGAGGCCGTGCCCGCGCCGGCGCCCGAGCCGGTCGCCGCGGGCACCCAGGCGCCCACCGCCACGACCGTGGCCAACGTCGCCCTCACGGCGGACACTGCGGACGGGGGCGAGCTGAAGATCGGCCCCGTCTACGGCGTGCCGGTCTAG
- a CDS encoding deoxynucleoside kinase, whose translation MEPRQNDSRNDPRSDPRYIVVEGVIGVGKTSLVNILAERSGGRKVLEVVEENPFLSSFYADKEKYAFQTQLFFLLSRFRQQQDLFQQDLFRSLTVSDYLFAKDRIFATLNLSEDELALYERVFEALGPRVTKPDLVIYLQARLDVLQSRIKKRGRDFERRIDPGYLERLTRAYNDFFFHYSETPLLVVNTSDIDFVNNPEDLEGLLAMVRKTRHGTQHYLPAGRQRP comes from the coding sequence ATGGAACCGCGGCAGAACGACTCCCGGAACGACCCGCGCAGCGACCCGCGCTACATCGTGGTCGAGGGCGTCATCGGGGTGGGCAAGACCAGCCTCGTGAACATCCTCGCGGAGCGCTCCGGCGGCCGGAAGGTGCTGGAGGTGGTGGAGGAGAACCCGTTCCTCTCCAGCTTCTACGCGGACAAGGAGAAGTACGCGTTCCAGACGCAGCTCTTCTTCCTGCTCAGCCGCTTCCGCCAGCAGCAGGACCTGTTCCAGCAGGACCTGTTCCGCTCGCTCACGGTGAGCGACTACCTCTTCGCCAAGGACCGCATCTTCGCCACGCTCAACCTGAGCGAGGACGAGCTCGCGCTCTACGAGCGGGTGTTCGAGGCGCTGGGGCCGCGCGTGACGAAGCCGGACCTGGTCATCTACCTGCAGGCGCGCCTGGACGTGCTGCAGAGCCGCATCAAGAAGCGCGGCCGCGACTTCGAGCGCCGCATCGACCCGGGCTACCTCGAGCGCCTCACGCGCGCGTACAACGACTTCTTCTTCCACTACAGCGAGACGCCCCTGCTGGTGGTGAACACCTCGGACATCGACTTCGTGAACAACCCCGAGGACCTGGAGGGGCTGCTCGCCATGGTGCGCAAGACCCGCCACGGCACCCAGCACTACCTGCCGGCGGGCCGCCAGCGTCCCTAG
- the rsmA gene encoding 16S rRNA (adenine(1518)-N(6)/adenine(1519)-N(6))-dimethyltransferase RsmA translates to MTRSFTFDSPRDILKRHGLQAKHSWGQNFLGDPDALEQISDALLLRKDEPVVELGPGLGHLTRFLAATGARVTAVERDRDMVAVLEKEAIPGVKVVAGNAATVDFAEVAGAPEVAVAGNLPYHLTSSILFRVLEQRRSVTRAVFTLQKEVVVRLAAKPGGRDYGLLSVLLGLYFEAENLLTLEAARFHPPPKVDSAVLRLTRLPAPRAPVLSDTRFIRVVKAGFAQRRKTLLNSLKSDRTLVAPELLPQALAQAGLEPTRRAETLAPEEFAALERALGTLAPESGTTPLGGAAPDADDAAE, encoded by the coding sequence GTGACCCGCAGCTTCACCTTCGACTCCCCCCGAGACATCCTCAAGCGCCACGGCCTGCAGGCGAAGCACAGCTGGGGCCAGAACTTCCTCGGCGACCCGGACGCGCTCGAGCAGATCAGCGACGCGCTCCTGCTGCGCAAGGACGAGCCCGTGGTGGAGCTGGGCCCGGGGCTCGGCCACCTCACGCGCTTCCTCGCGGCCACCGGCGCGCGCGTGACGGCGGTGGAGCGCGACCGGGACATGGTCGCGGTGCTGGAGAAGGAGGCCATCCCCGGCGTGAAGGTGGTGGCGGGCAACGCCGCCACGGTGGACTTCGCCGAGGTGGCCGGCGCGCCCGAGGTGGCGGTGGCGGGAAACCTCCCGTACCACCTCACCAGCTCCATCCTCTTTCGCGTACTCGAGCAGCGCCGCAGCGTGACGCGCGCGGTGTTCACGCTGCAGAAGGAGGTCGTCGTGCGGCTCGCGGCGAAGCCGGGCGGGCGCGACTACGGCCTGCTCAGCGTGCTGCTCGGGCTCTACTTCGAGGCGGAGAACCTGCTCACGCTGGAGGCCGCGCGCTTCCATCCGCCCCCCAAGGTGGACTCGGCGGTGCTGCGGCTCACGCGCCTGCCCGCGCCGCGCGCCCCGGTGCTCAGCGACACGCGCTTCATCCGCGTGGTGAAGGCGGGCTTCGCCCAGCGGCGCAAGACGCTGCTCAACTCGCTCAAGAGCGACCGCACGCTCGTCGCGCCGGAGCTGCTCCCGCAGGCGCTCGCGCAGGCGGGCCTCGAGCCCACGCGGCGCGCCGAGACGCTCGCGCCCGAGGAGTTCGCCGCGCTCGAGCGGGCCCTGGGCACGCTCGCGCCCGAGTCCGGCACCACGCCGCTGGGCGGCGCAGCGCCGGACGCCGACGACGCGGCGGAGTAG
- the tsaD gene encoding tRNA (adenosine(37)-N6)-threonylcarbamoyltransferase complex transferase subunit TsaD — MLVLGLETSCDETAAALVEDGRRVLSDVVSTQVDIHRRWGGVVPELASRNHVVQVMPVLHEALTRAGKRLDDVDLIAVTSGPGLIGALLVGLQVAKSLSLATGKPFVGANHLEGHLLAIRLLEDAPEPPFLGMVVSGGHTSLYEVQAYGRYRLVGSTRDDAAGEAFDKTARILGLPYPGGLPIDQLAQKGDPTAIRFPRALPQTDHFDWSFSGLKTSVLHHVKKHGVPQGQALADLCASFQEAVADSLSRKFVLAAKRLGLTQLVVCGGVAANSRLRSLCQERAEERGLKLFLPPVRLCTDNGAMIAVAGYEAWRRGLRGDFRLAADPAWRM; from the coding sequence GTGCTCGTACTCGGCCTGGAGACCTCCTGCGATGAGACCGCTGCGGCGCTGGTAGAGGACGGCCGGCGCGTGCTCTCCGACGTCGTGTCCACCCAGGTGGACATCCACCGGCGCTGGGGTGGGGTGGTGCCGGAGCTCGCCAGCCGCAACCACGTGGTGCAGGTGATGCCGGTGCTGCACGAGGCGCTCACGCGCGCGGGCAAGCGCCTGGACGACGTGGACCTCATCGCCGTCACCTCGGGCCCCGGCCTCATCGGCGCGCTGCTGGTGGGCCTGCAGGTGGCCAAGAGCCTCAGCCTCGCCACCGGCAAGCCCTTCGTGGGCGCGAACCACCTCGAGGGCCACCTGCTGGCCATCCGCCTCCTGGAGGACGCGCCCGAGCCTCCCTTCCTCGGGATGGTGGTCAGCGGCGGCCACACCAGCCTCTACGAGGTGCAGGCCTACGGGCGCTACCGCCTGGTGGGCAGCACCCGCGACGACGCGGCCGGCGAGGCCTTCGACAAGACGGCGCGCATCCTCGGGCTGCCGTACCCGGGCGGGCTGCCCATCGATCAGCTCGCCCAGAAGGGCGACCCCACGGCCATCCGCTTTCCGCGCGCGCTGCCGCAGACGGACCACTTCGACTGGTCCTTCAGCGGGCTGAAGACCTCGGTGCTGCACCACGTGAAGAAGCACGGCGTGCCGCAGGGCCAGGCGCTCGCGGACCTGTGCGCGAGCTTCCAGGAGGCCGTGGCGGACAGCCTCAGCCGCAAGTTCGTGCTCGCGGCGAAGCGCCTCGGCCTCACGCAGCTGGTGGTGTGCGGCGGCGTGGCGGCCAACTCGCGGCTGCGCAGCCTGTGCCAGGAGCGCGCCGAGGAGCGGGGCCTGAAGCTGTTCCTCCCGCCGGTGCGCCTGTGCACGGACAACGGCGCGATGATCGCGGTCGCCGGCTACGAGGCGTGGCGGCGCGGACTGCGCGGCGACTTCCGCCTCGCGGCGGACCCCGCCTGGCGCATGTGA
- the smpB gene encoding SsrA-binding protein SmpB, whose amino-acid sequence MAGKPKGVGAEPGVKLIAENRRARHDYTVDEKLEAGLSLLGSEVKALREGTANLADAYALPKGGELFLLNAHIGVYNPASVFTHEPTRGRKLLLHRAELDRWAAKVRERGYSIIPLVLYFRDGKAKVELGLCRGKTHEDRRQDIKERETKREMDRAVRRR is encoded by the coding sequence ATGGCTGGCAAACCAAAGGGCGTGGGCGCCGAGCCCGGGGTGAAGCTGATCGCGGAGAACCGCCGCGCGCGCCACGACTACACCGTGGACGAGAAGCTCGAGGCGGGCTTGAGCCTCCTGGGCAGCGAGGTGAAGGCGCTGCGCGAGGGGACGGCCAACCTGGCGGACGCCTACGCGCTCCCCAAGGGCGGCGAGCTGTTCCTGCTCAACGCCCACATCGGGGTCTACAACCCGGCGAGCGTCTTCACCCACGAGCCCACGCGCGGCCGCAAGCTGCTGCTGCACCGCGCGGAGCTGGATCGCTGGGCGGCGAAGGTGCGCGAGCGCGGTTATTCGATCATCCCGTTGGTGCTCTACTTCCGCGACGGCAAGGCGAAGGTGGAGCTGGGCCTGTGCCGGGGCAAGACGCACGAGGACCGGCGCCAGGACATCAAGGAGCGCGAGACGAAGCGGGAGATGGACCGGGCCGTGCGGCGGCGTTAG
- the panC gene encoding pantoate--beta-alanine ligase has product MAAAPTLLRSLEDVHAFTRSLRASGRRLALVPTMGFLHDGHLSLMREGRARADVVAASIFVNPTQFGPREDLARYPRDLEGDLAKCASAGVEAVFAPEPGAMYPAGYQTYVEVEGVSQGLCGERRPGHFRGVATIVTQLLALFRPEVALFGEKDFQQLQVIRALNRDLHLGVDIVGMPTIREPDGLALSSRNAYLSPAERERALSLSRGLKAAAALLARGERSAQALTGAVRQELRAAELREDYVDLVDPELLRPLEQVAPGQRARLLVAAFAGTTRLIDNGPLQG; this is encoded by the coding sequence ATGGCTGCCGCCCCCACGCTGCTGCGCTCCCTCGAGGACGTCCACGCCTTCACCCGCTCCCTGCGCGCCTCCGGGCGCAGGCTCGCGCTGGTGCCCACCATGGGCTTCCTGCACGACGGGCACCTCTCGCTCATGCGCGAGGGCCGCGCGCGCGCGGACGTGGTGGCGGCCTCCATCTTCGTGAACCCCACGCAGTTCGGCCCCCGCGAGGACCTCGCCCGCTACCCGCGCGACCTCGAGGGGGACCTGGCCAAGTGCGCCTCCGCGGGCGTGGAGGCCGTCTTCGCCCCCGAGCCGGGCGCGATGTACCCGGCCGGCTACCAGACCTACGTGGAGGTGGAGGGGGTGAGCCAGGGGCTGTGCGGCGAGCGCCGCCCCGGGCACTTCCGCGGCGTGGCCACCATCGTCACCCAGCTGCTCGCACTGTTCCGGCCGGAGGTGGCGCTGTTCGGCGAGAAGGACTTCCAGCAGCTGCAGGTCATCCGCGCGCTCAACCGGGACCTGCACCTGGGCGTGGACATCGTGGGGATGCCCACCATCCGCGAGCCCGACGGGCTCGCGCTCAGCAGCCGCAACGCCTACCTCTCGCCCGCCGAGCGCGAGCGCGCGCTCTCGCTCTCGCGGGGGCTCAAGGCGGCGGCGGCCCTGCTCGCGCGCGGCGAGCGCAGCGCGCAGGCGCTCACGGGCGCGGTGCGCCAGGAGCTGCGGGCCGCCGAGCTGCGCGAGGACTACGTGGACCTCGTGGACCCCGAGCTGCTGCGCCCGCTCGAGCAGGTGGCCCCGGGGCAGAGGGCGCGCCTGCTGGTGGCCGCGTTCGCCGGCACCACGCGCCTCATCGACAACGGCCCGCTGCAGGGGTAG
- a CDS encoding HAMP domain-containing sensor histidine kinase, whose amino-acid sequence MSDSEPASILIVNDDPVVRYVTSRTLRLAGFRTLEAGEGAEALRLAAGLPELILLDVQMPGLNGFEVARRLKANPTTAGILVVHLSGERLDSEAKVRGLEGGADAYLTLPIEPAELVANVRALLRLREQALSAVRRRDAFFGAAAHELRTPLTALALRLQGLLRALERNGGEGLPGAQLREHLSASAQQVERLQRLAGSLLDSARPQRGLPLEIAQVDFSALVHEVVARHRDEAAHAGCPLSLDVEPGVVGYADVQRLAHALEALLSNALKYGVGRPVSLRLRRVDGRAQLSVRDEGIGVPLEAQARIFERFERATESYQGSSLGLGLYLVQQTALAHGGSVRVESRPGAGATFTLEVPLSRSQTY is encoded by the coding sequence GTGTCGGATTCCGAGCCCGCCAGCATCCTCATCGTGAACGACGACCCCGTGGTGCGCTACGTCACCTCGCGCACGCTGCGGCTCGCGGGCTTCCGCACGCTCGAGGCCGGCGAAGGGGCCGAGGCGCTGCGGCTCGCCGCGGGGCTGCCCGAGCTCATCCTGCTGGACGTGCAGATGCCCGGCCTCAACGGCTTCGAGGTGGCGCGCCGGCTCAAGGCCAACCCCACCACCGCGGGCATCCTGGTGGTGCACCTGTCCGGCGAGCGCCTGGACTCGGAGGCCAAGGTGCGCGGCCTCGAGGGGGGCGCGGATGCCTACCTCACGCTGCCCATCGAGCCGGCGGAGCTGGTGGCGAACGTGCGCGCGCTGCTGCGCCTGCGCGAGCAGGCGCTGAGCGCGGTGCGGCGGCGGGACGCCTTCTTCGGCGCGGCGGCGCACGAGCTGCGCACCCCGCTCACCGCCCTGGCTCTGCGCCTGCAGGGGCTCCTGCGCGCGCTGGAGCGCAACGGCGGCGAGGGGCTGCCGGGCGCGCAGCTGCGCGAGCACCTGAGCGCCTCCGCGCAGCAGGTGGAGCGCCTGCAGCGGCTCGCGGGCTCGCTGCTGGACTCGGCGCGCCCCCAGCGCGGGCTTCCCCTGGAGATTGCCCAGGTGGACTTCTCCGCGCTGGTGCACGAGGTGGTCGCGCGCCACCGCGACGAGGCCGCCCACGCGGGCTGCCCGCTCTCGCTGGACGTGGAGCCCGGCGTGGTGGGCTACGCGGACGTGCAGCGCCTCGCCCACGCGCTCGAGGCGCTGCTCTCCAATGCCCTCAAGTACGGGGTGGGCCGGCCGGTCTCCCTGCGGCTGCGGCGGGTGGACGGGCGCGCGCAGCTGAGCGTGCGCGACGAGGGAATCGGCGTGCCCCTGGAGGCGCAGGCGCGCATCTTCGAGCGCTTCGAGCGGGCCACCGAGTCGTACCAGGGCTCCAGCCTCGGGCTGGGGCTGTACCTCGTGCAGCAGACGGCGCTCGCCCACGGGGGGAGCGTGCGCGTGGAGAGCCGGCCCGGAGCGGGCGCCACGTTCACGCTCGAGGTTCCGCTCTCCCGCAGCCAGACCTACTGA